A region from the Gossypium hirsutum isolate 1008001.06 chromosome A08, Gossypium_hirsutum_v2.1, whole genome shotgun sequence genome encodes:
- the LOC107949932 gene encoding E3 ubiquitin-protein ligase SP1, giving the protein MVPWGGLTCCLSAAALYLLGISSGRDAQILKTVTRVNQLKELAQLLDIESKVIPLIVTISGRVGSETPINCEHSGLRGVIVEETAEQHFLKHNDAGSWIQDSALMLSMSKEVPWYLDDGTGRAYVVGARSAAGFALTVGSEVFEDSGRSIVRGTLDYLQGLKMLGVKRIERVLPIGSSLTVVGEAVKDDVGTIRIQKPHKGPFYVSPKSIDQLISNLGKWARLYKYASFGLTIFGAFLITKHAILYFLERRRRRELQRRVLAAAAKRSGPDNEDPTLKVENGAEPKRDRMMPNICVICLEQEYNAVFIQCGHMCCCTTCASHLTSCPLCRRRIEQVVKVFCH; this is encoded by the exons ATGGTTCCGTGGGGCGGCCTCACTTGCTGCTTGAGTGCAGCCGCTCTTTATCTTCTTGGAATCAGCAGTGGCAG GGATGCACAGATTCTCAAGACGGTCACTCGAGTCAATCAGCTTAAGGAATTGG CTCAATTGCTAGATATTGAAAGTAAAGTGATTCCTTTAATCGTTACAATCTCCGGAAGAGTTGGTTCTGAGACCCCAATTAATTGTGAACATAGTGGATTAAGAGGTGTTATAGTAGAGGAAACG GCCGAGCAGCATTTTCTAAAGCACAATGATGCTGGTTCTTGGATACAAGATTCTGCTTTGATGCTTTCTATGAGTAAAGAGGTTCCGTGGTACCTG gaTGATGGGACGGGTCGTGCATATGTAGTTGGTGCTCGCAGCGCAGCAGGTTTTGCACTAACTGTTGGAAGTGAAGTGTTTGAAGATTCAGGCCGATCAATTGTACGTGGAACATTAGACTATCTCCAAGGTCTCAAG ATGCTTGGAGTGAAGAGAATAGAGCGTGTGCTTCCCATTGGTTCTTCCTTGACTGTTGTTGGTGAG GCTGTCAAGGATGACGTTGGAACAATTCGGATTCAGAAACCCCATAAAGGACCGTTTTATGTGTCCCCCAAATCTATTGATCAACTCATTTCCAACCTTGGAAAGTGGGCTAG ATTGTACAAGTATGCTTCGTTTGGACTGACCATCTTTGGCGCCTTCCTAATCACCAAGCATGCAATCCTTTATTTCTTGGAGAGAAGACGACGACGTGAATTGCAGCGAAG GGTTCTTGCTGCTGCAGCTAAGAGATCCGGGCCAGATAATGAAG ATCCAACTTTGAAAGTTGAAAACGGAGCAGAACCCAAGAGAGATCGCATGATGCCAAATATATGTGTAATATGCCTTGAGCAAGAGTACAATGCCGTTTTTATTCA ATGTGGCCATATGTGCTGCTGTACAACCTGCGCTTCGCACTTAACCAGCTGCCCTCTTTGCCGGAGGCGTATTGAACAGGTTGTAAAAGTCTTTTGCCATTGA